CAACCAAAATGCCGGTCAACTGATCAATGCTTTGATGAACGGCTTCGCCATCGACTGGGGGAAGGTCAAATGATTCTACTCTCAGCCATCATCGAAACCTTCGAAGCTGACTTGCTTGCGCGTTATCAAGATTCGCTGTTACCTAGTCACCGTCAGGCGCTGTCCGCCATGAAGCACTGCCGCACCACGCACAGCCCAATGATGTTGGCGGCATGTGACGACTGTAGCCACCAAGTCTACGTCCCCCATTCCTGCGGCCATCGCAGTTGTCCTCACTGCCAACAGCACGAAAGCCAGCAATGGCTGGAACGCCAACTCAAAAAGCAGGTGCCGGCCGAGTATTTTATGGTGACCTTCACCTTGCCCAAGGAACTCAGGGCGTTGGCCTGGCAACAGCAACGTACCCTTTACAGTTTAATGACCCGCTGTAGCTGGGAGACGCTGAAAACCTTCACGCAAAACGACCCGCAGCTCAAGGGGAATGCCGGCGCTATCACGGTCTTGCACACCCATTCGCGCCGTCTCGACTACCACCCGCATGTGCATTGTGTGATACCGGCGGCGGCCATCGATACGGAAAAGCGCCTGTGGCGAACCAAACACGGCAAAAAAGGCCAAGACAAAAAACCAACCGGCTACTTGTTCAATCACAAGGCATTGGCCAAGGTCTTTCGCGCCAAATTGCTAGAGGCGATCACACAACAAGGGTTGGTGCTTCCGGCCCGTTACCCCGAAAGCTGGGTAGTCGATGTCAAATCTGTCGGCAGCGGCGACAAAGCGCTGGTTTATCTAGGGCGCTATCTTTATAAAG
This sequence is a window from Methylomonas methanica MC09. Protein-coding genes within it:
- a CDS encoding IS91 family transposase is translated as MILLSAIIETFEADLLARYQDSLLPSHRQALSAMKHCRTTHSPMMLAACDDCSHQVYVPHSCGHRSCPHCQQHESQQWLERQLKKQVPAEYFMVTFTLPKELRALAWQQQRTLYSLMTRCSWETLKTFTQNDPQLKGNAGAITVLHTHSRRLDYHPHVHCVIPAAAIDTEKRLWRTKHGKKGQDKKPTGYLFNHKALAKVFRAKLLEAITQQGLVLPARYPESWVVDVKSVGSGDKALVYLGRYLYKGVIQEKDIIACRDGQVTFRYQDSKSRQMRTRTLPGTKFLWLILRHVLPKGFRRARNFGFLHPNSKRLIGLLQYLLGLNPSRALAWLRKRPPLTCACCGGDMRIVKTRIPPFLRNQTMPTSQPG